One segment of Macrotis lagotis isolate mMagLag1 chromosome 1, bilby.v1.9.chrom.fasta, whole genome shotgun sequence DNA contains the following:
- the LOC141490007 gene encoding LOW QUALITY PROTEIN: olfactory receptor 51B6-like (The sequence of the model RefSeq protein was modified relative to this genomic sequence to represent the inferred CDS: deleted 1 base in 1 codon): protein MWPTGSSTAPFLLTGFPGLEKAHCWISIPFFIVYASVILGNSILLFLIRDDRSLHEPIYYFLAMLAATDLGVTLTTMPTVMGVLWLNHREISHESCFSQAYFIHTLSVMESGVLLALAYDCFVAICNPLRYTSILTDSPVVKIGIVVFMRAFLSLIPLILRLHGFFNCHSHILSHTFCLHQDVIKLACADITFNLIYPVVLASLTGFLNSVIILFSYILILKTVMNIASGEERAKALNTCISHVCCVLVFYITVIGLTLIHHFGKHLPHVVLIIMSFVYFIFPPLMNPIIYSVKTKQIRNGILRIFSLNRPIS, encoded by the exons atgtggcccacagga AGTAGCACAGCCCCATTCCTGTTGACTGGCTTCCCAGGGTTGGAGAAAGCTCACTGTTGGATCTCCATCCCTTTCTTTATTGTGTATGCCTCTGTTATTCTTGGCAATagcattcttctcttcctcatcaGGGATGACCGCAGCCTCCATGAGCCCATATACTACTTTCTAGCTATGCTAGCAGCCACTGATCTTGGAGTGACCTTGACTACAATGCCCACAGTGATGGGGGTCCTATGGTTGAACCACAGAGAGATCAGTCATGAGTCATGCTTCTCCCAGGCCTATTTTATCCACACACTCTCAGTCATGGAATCTGGAGTCTTACTCGCTCTGGCTTATGACTGTTTTGTTGCCATTTGCAACCCACTGAGATATACTTCTATCCTTACTGATTCTCCGGTGGTAAAGATTGGGATTGTGGTCTTCATGAgagcatttctttcccttatcccTCTAATTCTGAGACTACAT GGTTTTTTTAATTGCCATTCCCAcattctctcccatactttctgcCTCCACCAAGATGTTATCAAATTGGCTTGTGCTGACATTACCTTCAATCTCATCTACCCTGTTGTTTTGGCTTCATTGACAGGTTTCCTAAACTCTGTTATCATCCTCTTTTCTTATATACTGATTCTAAAAACAGTCATGAACATAGCCTCTGGAGAGGAGAGAGCCAAGGCCCTCAATACCTGTATTTCTCATGTCTGTTGTGTCCTGGTGTTTTATATAACAGTGATTGGTCTAACACTTATCCATCATTTTGGGAAGCATCTACCACATGTGGTTCTCATCATCATGAGCTTTGTGTACTTTATCTTTCCTCCATTAATGAACCCTATTATCTATAGTGTCAAGACCAAGCAGATACGGAATGGCATTCTTcgtattttttctctgaatagaCCCATATCTTGA
- the LOC141490017 gene encoding olfactory receptor 51Q1-like → MSNATNTTEFPFYFILMGIPGFETMHIWISIPFCCLYTMSIMGNTTILAVIWTESSLHQPMYLFLSMLALTDLGLTLTTLPTVMQVLWFNIQEISFEACFAQVFFIHTFSFMESSVLLAMAYDRFVAICRPLHYASILTESVIGRIGIAIIIRCVLAVLPSLFLLKRLPFCHSHHLSHSYCLHQDMIRLVCADTRINSWYGFGLVLLIIVLDPLLILVSYGLILHSVLGTASQAERFKALNNCLSHILAVLVLYVPMVGISMAHRFARHAPPLVHVVMANVYLLSPPVMNPIIYTVKTRQIRQGIHHLLFQRKVN, encoded by the coding sequence ATGTCAAATGCTACAAACACCACTGAATTTCCATTCTACTTCATTCTTATGGGCATCCCGGGTTTTGAGACCATGCATATTTGGATCTCCATCCCCTTCTGCTGTTTATATACAATGTCCATTATGGGCAATACTACCATACTGGCTGTCATTTGGACAGAATCCTCACTCCACCAGCCCATGTACCTGTTCCTCTCCATGCTGGCATTGACTGACCTAGGCCTCACCCTCACCACACTTCCCACAGTAATGCAAGTACTGTGGTTCAATATCCAAGAAATCAGCTTTGAGGCCTGCTTTGCTCAAGTCTTCTTCATTCATACCTTCTCTTTCATGGAATCTTCAGTGCTATTGGCCATGGCTTATGACCGCTTTGTTGCTATCTGCCGCCCACTCCACTATGCCTCTATTCTTACAGAGAGTGTCATTGGCAGGATTGGCATAGCCATCATCATTAGATGTGTTTTGGCAGTGCTGCCCTCACTTTTCCTGCTTAAACGCTTGCCTTTTTGTCACTCCCATCACCTCTCTCATTCCTACTGCCTCCACCAAGACATGATCCGCCTGGTTTGTGCTGACACACGAATCAACAGCTGGTATGGTTTTGGACTGGTCTTGCTCATCATTGTGCTTGACCCCCTCCTCATTCTGGTCTCTTATGGGTTAATCCTGCACAGTGTCCTTGGCACTGCATCCCAGGCTGAACGATTTAAAGCTCTCAACAATTGCTTATCCCATATCTTGGCTGTACTCGTCCTTTATGTACCTATGGTGGGAATATCCATGGCCCATCGGTTTGCCCGGCATGCTCCTCCTCTGGTCCATGTGGTTATGGCCAATGTTTATTTGCTATCACCACCTGTGATGAATCCTATTATCTATACTGTGAAAACCAGGCAGATCCGACAGGGAATTcaccatctccttttccagaggAAGGTGAATtaa